One Streptococcus sp. S1 DNA window includes the following coding sequences:
- a CDS encoding DUF3165 family protein has translation MVYFILGILILLFYLFMTPKSIRGTLDSVVLVILIVSIIVLTCLAVFQIFQLPSEFFVGALLAFVGYLALVDISRLPTELKKRK, from the coding sequence ATGGTCTATTTTATCTTAGGAATTTTGATTCTCCTTTTTTACCTTTTTATGACACCAAAAAGCATTCGTGGCACGTTAGATAGTGTGGTATTGGTTATTTTGATCGTCTCGATTATCGTATTAACCTGTCTCGCTGTTTTTCAGATATTCCAATTACCATCTGAGTTTTTTGTCGGCGCCTTACTAGCCTTCGTTGGCTACCTGGCTTTGGTGGATATTTCAAGATTACCAACCGAGTTAAAAAAACGGAAATAG
- the typA gene encoding translational GTPase TypA, producing MTKLREDIRNVAIIAHVDHGKTTLVDELLKQSHTLDERKELQERAMDSNDLEKERGITILAKNTAVAYNGTRINIMDTPGHADFGGEVERIMKMVDGVVLVVDAYEGTMPQTRFVLKKALEQDLVPIVVVNKIDKPSARPEEVVDEVLELFIELGADDDQLEFPVVYASAINGTSSLSDDPADQEHTMAPIFDTIIDHIPAPVDNSDEPLQFQVSLLDYNDFVGRIGIGRVFRGTVKVGDQVTLSKLDGTTKNFRVTKLFGFFGLERREIQEAKAGDLIAISGMEDIFVGETITPTDAVEALPILHIDEPTLQMTFLVNNSPFAGREGKWVTSRKVEERLQAELQTDVSLRVDPTDSPDKWTVSGRGELHLSILIETMRREGYELQVSRPEVIIKEIDGVKCEPFERVQIDTPEEYQGSVIQSLSERKGEMLDMIATGNGQTRLVFLVPARGLIGYSTEFLSMTRGYGIMNHTFDQYLPVIPGEIGGRHRGALVSIDNGKATTYSIMSIEERGTIFVNPGTEVYEGMIIGENSRENDLTVNITKAKQMTNVRSATKDQTAVIKTPRILTLEESLEFLNDDEYMEVTPESIRLRKQILNKAEREKANKKKKSAAAE from the coding sequence ATGACAAAATTAAGAGAAGATATTCGTAACGTTGCGATCATTGCCCACGTTGACCATGGTAAAACAACCTTGGTAGACGAATTGTTGAAACAATCGCACACCTTGGATGAACGTAAAGAATTGCAAGAACGTGCAATGGACTCAAACGATCTTGAAAAAGAACGTGGGATCACTATCCTTGCTAAAAATACAGCCGTTGCTTATAACGGAACTCGAATCAATATCATGGACACACCAGGACACGCGGACTTCGGTGGAGAAGTGGAACGGATCATGAAAATGGTCGATGGGGTTGTATTGGTCGTTGATGCCTATGAAGGAACCATGCCTCAGACGCGTTTCGTATTGAAAAAAGCCTTGGAACAAGATCTTGTTCCGATCGTTGTAGTCAACAAAATCGATAAACCATCTGCTCGTCCAGAAGAAGTTGTAGACGAAGTTCTTGAACTCTTCATCGAATTGGGTGCGGATGACGACCAATTGGAATTCCCAGTTGTTTATGCATCAGCGATCAACGGAACCTCTTCACTTTCAGATGATCCAGCTGATCAAGAGCACACAATGGCACCGATCTTTGATACCATCATTGATCACATCCCAGCCCCAGTTGATAACTCAGATGAGCCACTTCAATTCCAAGTATCCCTGCTTGATTACAACGACTTCGTTGGACGTATCGGTATCGGACGTGTCTTCCGTGGTACTGTAAAAGTTGGGGACCAAGTAACCCTTTCTAAATTGGATGGAACGACTAAGAACTTCCGTGTTACCAAACTCTTTGGTTTCTTTGGTTTGGAACGTCGTGAAATTCAAGAAGCTAAAGCGGGTGATTTGATCGCTATCTCTGGTATGGAAGATATCTTCGTTGGAGAAACGATCACACCGACAGACGCAGTTGAAGCTCTTCCAATCCTTCACATCGATGAACCAACGCTTCAAATGACCTTCTTGGTTAACAACTCACCATTTGCTGGTCGCGAAGGAAAATGGGTGACCTCTCGTAAAGTTGAAGAACGCTTGCAAGCGGAATTGCAAACAGACGTCTCTCTTCGTGTTGACCCGACTGACTCACCTGATAAATGGACAGTTTCAGGACGTGGGGAATTGCACTTGTCTATCTTGATCGAAACCATGCGTCGTGAAGGATACGAATTGCAAGTATCTCGTCCAGAAGTTATCATCAAGGAAATCGATGGTGTTAAATGTGAACCATTTGAGCGCGTGCAAATCGATACACCAGAAGAATACCAAGGATCTGTTATCCAAAGCCTTTCTGAACGTAAAGGTGAAATGTTGGATATGATTGCAACAGGAAATGGTCAAACTCGTTTGGTCTTCCTAGTTCCTGCTCGTGGTTTGATTGGCTACTCAACAGAGTTCTTGTCAATGACACGTGGTTACGGAATCATGAACCACACCTTTGACCAATACTTGCCAGTGATTCCAGGAGAAATCGGTGGACGTCACCGTGGTGCTCTTGTCTCAATCGATAACGGAAAAGCAACCACATACTCTATCATGTCTATCGAAGAACGTGGTACGATCTTTGTCAATCCAGGTACAGAAGTTTACGAAGGAATGATCATCGGGGAAAACTCTCGTGAGAACGACTTGACCGTAAACATTACGAAAGCCAAACAAATGACCAACGTTCGTTCAGCTACTAAGGACCAAACAGCGGTTATCAAGACTCCTCGTATCTTGACCTTGGAAGAATCTCTTGAGTTCTTGAACGACGATGAGTACATGGAAGTAACGCCTGAATCTATCCGTTTGCGGAAACAAATCTTGAACAAAGCAGAACGCGAAAAAGCAAATAAAAAGAAAAAATCAGCAGCTGCTGAATAA
- a CDS encoding 16S rRNA pseudouridine(516) synthase: MRLDQLMADHQYSRKDIKQLLARRQILVDHLPAQKLSQNIDPGLQQIQIGDRIIQEPRHHYYMLHKPIGAVTAKRDAHHPTVIELVDPQQEYPDLYPLGRLDRDTSGLLLITDNGPLGFQLLHPQYHVEKVYEVEVNGPLYAAHIEQFQNGISFTDGPICKPASLTILESTLSYSKAQIRISEGKYHQVKKMFLAIGVKVMTLNRLSFGPFTLDPQLAPGESRPLNEVELTWVKESLEKTR, encoded by the coding sequence ATGAGATTAGATCAATTGATGGCAGACCATCAGTACTCTCGCAAAGACATCAAACAACTTCTGGCTCGAAGGCAAATCTTGGTCGATCACCTACCAGCTCAAAAGCTATCCCAAAACATCGACCCTGGACTCCAACAGATTCAAATAGGGGATCGGATCATTCAAGAACCGCGTCACCACTACTACATGCTCCACAAACCAATCGGGGCCGTGACCGCCAAAAGAGACGCCCACCATCCAACGGTGATCGAGCTAGTGGACCCCCAGCAAGAGTACCCAGACCTCTATCCTCTTGGTCGCCTCGATCGCGACACCAGTGGTCTGCTCCTCATCACAGATAATGGTCCCTTAGGCTTTCAACTGCTCCATCCTCAATACCATGTGGAGAAGGTCTATGAGGTAGAAGTCAATGGTCCGCTCTATGCAGCCCACATCGAGCAATTTCAGAATGGAATTTCATTCACAGACGGTCCTATCTGCAAGCCCGCCTCCTTAACCATTCTAGAAAGCACCCTCAGCTACAGCAAGGCCCAGATCCGGATCTCAGAAGGAAAATACCACCAAGTGAAAAAAATGTTTTTAGCCATAGGGGTCAAAGTAATGACCTTAAACCGCTTGTCTTTTGGTCCCTTCACCTTGGATCCTCAGTTAGCCCCTGGAGAAAGCCGACCTTTGAATGAGGTGGAGCTCACATGGGTCAAAGAGTCCCTTGAAAAAACGAGATAA
- a CDS encoding rhodanese-like domain-containing protein, with protein MGNIIFWLVVLGAFGWMAFNYFRIRKAAKFVDNATFEELIRKGQLIDLREPAEFHAKHILGARNIPSTQLKLSLAALRKDKPILLYENSRSSRVTNAALYLKKQGYTDIYVLSYGLDSWNGKVKKDA; from the coding sequence ATGGGAAATATCATTTTTTGGTTGGTTGTTTTAGGAGCATTTGGATGGATGGCGTTTAATTATTTCCGCATCCGTAAAGCTGCTAAATTTGTGGACAATGCTACTTTTGAAGAGCTGATTCGTAAAGGTCAGTTGATTGACTTGCGAGAGCCAGCTGAGTTTCATGCCAAGCATATTTTAGGAGCACGCAACATTCCTTCAACTCAGTTGAAATTGAGTCTTGCAGCCTTGCGCAAAGACAAACCAATTTTGCTCTATGAGAATAGCCGTAGTTCTCGAGTAACCAATGCGGCTCTCTATCTTAAGAAACAGGGCTACACAGACATTTATGTCTTGTCTTATGGTCTTGATTCTTGGAATGGGAAAGTGAAAAAAGATGCTTAA
- a CDS encoding YqgQ family protein — protein MKNLYDVQQFLKRFGIIIYVGKRLYDIELMKIELQRLYDAGLMERLDYLEADTVLRREHKQELEFLKKSEVE, from the coding sequence ATGAAAAACCTGTATGATGTTCAACAATTTTTAAAACGTTTTGGAATCATCATTTACGTAGGGAAGCGCCTCTATGACATCGAATTGATGAAAATTGAGCTTCAACGTCTTTATGATGCAGGCCTGATGGAGCGGCTCGATTATTTAGAAGCCGATACCGTTTTAAGAAGAGAGCACAAGCAAGAATTAGAATTTTTGAAAAAGAGTGAGGTAGAGTGA